Below is a window of Cytophaga hutchinsonii ATCC 33406 DNA.
AATCGTGTATCTGCACGTACGTTTGATGCAATGAAAAAATATTTTGTTTCGTTACTTTCTAAATAAATACATATGGCCATAATTGTTTTTTTTATAGGGTTTATAGCGGTGTTAATAAGCGCTTTTTATATTTCGTTTAATGTATATGCAACACTAAACAGCAGAGGAAATAAGTTAGCTGCACTCGCCTCAATTATAGCTTTTGTTGTAAGCTTAATCGGCTTAGGTGTTATTGTTTTATTTGTTTGGGCTGAGTTGACCGGCGGATTCAGCAGAAGATGATCAACCGGACAGTAAAAAAATGTATGAGTAGATAAAAAATCAGTACGGATTTATAAATAAATGCATATGGAATTAACACCTTTGATTGGACTTGCTGTAATACTTATAAGTTCTTTTTTAATTTCCTGGAAAGCATATAAAGCACTACGTAGCAGAGGAAAGCAATATGCAGTTTTCTTTGCGGTAATGAGCTTTGTTGTCAGCTGTGTACTTATCTGGGTGGCTTTACTATTTGCCTGGATCGTTTTTGGAGACGGATTCAGCAGAAGATAATATAAAGTTTTTTTTCATCCGGATATAATATTCCGCTAAAAGCAGGTTGGGTACAAAGCCAAGCCAGGCATTGATCATATAAAGCGAATCCGGATCTATGGTCGTGGCAGCACTTAAAATCATTTTCCAGCTGCGTAACGTAATGGCAGAAAAAGTAAGTGCATAACTACGGATCATATAGTTTTCATGGCTCCTGAAATTTTTATTTTTAATATCAAGAAATGCTTTCAGCGTAAACCAGAACCAAAGGCAATCCAGTATCATAAAAGCTGTTTTAGTTGGAAAGCCTCCGTTTGCGTAATAAGCCATAATAAGTGCTGCAGGAAAA
It encodes the following:
- a CDS encoding DUF2306 domain-containing protein codes for the protein MSLTILQYSSFDEHVAFLQYKQEYMHIVRWKIAFYIHVFTSIFCLIAGFTQFSKHLQTGYPAIHRFIGKVYVFNILVINFPAALIMAYYANGGFPTKTAFMILDCLWFWFTLKAFLDIKNKNFRSHENYMIRSYALTFSAITLRSWKMILSAATTIDPDSLYMINAWLGFVPNLLLAEYYIRMKKNFILSSAESVSKNDPGK